TTCATCATCTCAGTGACTAAGGGGGCAATTTCTAGACTGGTTAGTAGGGGATCTAAGGCCACACCCATCTCAAAAATAAAAGCCCCTTGATGTAAGCTAAGTAAATCAAATAAGGTTTCATGTACCATCTGTTGAATGATACAGCGGCCTTGATCGGGGGTGATCAGATTGCGTTTAATTAACTGCCAAAGATAAGCATATTCGAGATCATTGTTGGTGCTGATAGTTCCTAACTCTAGCTTGGGTAGGGCAATCTCTTGTCGATAACGATATAAATATTCTTGTAAACGACGACAAGGACGATTCTCCCCATTAGTGGTATAGACAATTTGCCCATTGACGAAAAAAACGAGCCAAAATGTCCGCTGACCATCAACCTTAGGGGTTGAGCTATGGGGTTCCTGGGTTTTTTCCTGAAAATTTCTTAATTCTCCCGAAGTTGTTGGCTCCGCTTCTACTAAGAGTTCTCCCGTGCGCTGCCCTAATTCAATGAGTTGCAGGATACTACGAAGATCAATTTCATTTAACGTTCCCTGCATAATTACTTAACATGATAATTTTGAACTCTTGGGAGAAGAGCGTTACCCTGAAGCCCCAGGCATCCCCCACTTTCTTTTAGTTTAATGGAGATGGGGATAGGGACATTGTGAATAACTATTAACCGACTCACAAATTTTGGTGAGAGTCTTCTCGTAAAAACAGTTGTGATCGAGATCGCTAAATTTCCTGCTAGGATTGAGAAGTAAACATTAAGTTAATCATCGTTGACTGTTGAGAAATCAACCGCTCTAGGACTTTGATTCTCCTCATAGAAGGTGTATTGTTTGTCAACTTTAACGGCTAAAAATTTGACATGACATGAAAATTAGTCAATTTTTGCTTTTTTTTAGTTAAATTCTGCTGGTATATAAAAATGACAAGATCAGGCAAAGCAATCTTTTCAGGGACAGAAATCGAAGGATCAGGTATTCTAGGTTTTCTGAGCTCCTTCGACATCAACTTACTGTCAACCATCTAGGCAAAAGCAAACAAGAGGATTGTGGTTCGTGCTATACCTTGCAGAAGTCAAAAAGCAAACAAGAGGATTTATTGGTAGCTCTCGGACAGAACTTAAGCTTTTAGCTTGTCAACACAACGATCAAACCTGGAGTTCTGTCCCTGGAGAGGAAATTATTGCCATTGAAGAATTGGATCTGGTGGGAGAAGGGGCCCTATTGATGCTCAATTTGGGCAATAATCGTCAAATTCAAGGGGAACCTGAACGGGCCGGGCCGGAGTTGGTTCGTCAACTACAAAAGTTGTCTCGTCTCTCAGAAAAATTAAAAGAGCAGCAAGAAGAAATTGAACAATGGAAACAATCTCTGACCTATCAAAGTCAGGAGTTGACTCGCCGAGAAATGGAAATGGAGACGCGCCTAGAACAGTTGGAGGAGGTGGAAAAGGAACTCTCTCAAATTGAAAGCCGTCGTCAAGAAGCGGAATCGGCTTGGGACAGAGTGCAAGAAACTCAAGAACAATTGCAAGATTTTCAACGTCGTTTTGGGGCGGTGCTTGATCTTCCTCGACAAGAAGCGGAAAAAATTCAACAATTAATTAGTCGTTTAGCAGACAGTTCTTATGGGGTAGAATCCCTGAATCAACCCTTAACGGCGGCGTTAACTGCGATTGAGAGTCAACAGGAAATTTTGAGTCGTTTTTGGCAGCAACTTGATAGTCTTAAAGTACAATTCCAACAAAAACAACAGCAAGTTCAACAGCAGGGAGATCTACTAAGAAGTCGCTTTCAAGCTCTAGAAGAAACTCGCGCCTCCCTAGAAGGGGCGAAAATTCAGTGGCAAGTTCAGCAAAATATCCTCAGCAATAAACAAGAACGATTAAACAAAATTAATTGGGATTTACAAACAACTCAAGCTTTACAAGATACCCTAGAACGTCTAGCATCGGGGGCGGGCGATGTCTTCTCCGAGTCGAAAGTGGATGTGGTGGCTTTGGAAGATATGCCCTTAGGACAGTTAGAAACTATTGTTAATAATCTACAGGCAGATTTAGATAAGTTGGTGCGTTTTGTCAACGACCAAGAAGAAGAATTAACCTTTCAATGTCAAACTGTTCAAGAATTACAGGATAAACTCGCACAAGCGAGTGACTTTGAACGCATTGATTTTGAACCGGAATTCGCCGAAGAACTAGAAAGAAAGCAATTTTTAGACGAAACCCTTGTGGGTCAACGGCGTAATCTCAAAGAAAGACAAGAGGTACTGTTACAACATTTACGGGTGTTACGTCGCCGTCAGGGGGTTATGGACTTTAATGGAGGTTCGACCACCATTAATTTAGAACCTGTTTTCACTCAGTTGGAAGAACTGGCCAATAATACGGAACAAGAACGTCAAACATTGGAAACCGAAATTGAGCATTTACAAAACAGTGTGCAACAAATTCAGGACATGATTAAGCAACTGGATACAGAACAAGCTCAAAAAACGCAAAAACTCCATATGGAAGAAGCCAACTGGCAACAAGCTCAAACACAAGTCGCTCAACTTCAAACTCGTCTCAGTCTTTACGAAGAAGCCTTACAACCCCTACAAAATCAACTTGATGAAACAAGACATCAATTAGGGATCTTAGAACAATGGCTTAATCCTTCTTAGGGTTCACTTATCTTAATCTTAATGCTTAATTTAGAATTTAGTTTCCAGACATTAGGGACAATTGTAGGATAGGAATGTCAAGCCAATTGGTATATTAAATGACAGACAATAAACCTAAAAT
This genomic window from Crocosphaera sp. UHCC 0190 contains:
- the hmpF gene encoding pilus motility taxis protein HmpF, encoding MLYLAEVKKQTRGFIGSSRTELKLLACQHNDQTWSSVPGEEIIAIEELDLVGEGALLMLNLGNNRQIQGEPERAGPELVRQLQKLSRLSEKLKEQQEEIEQWKQSLTYQSQELTRREMEMETRLEQLEEVEKELSQIESRRQEAESAWDRVQETQEQLQDFQRRFGAVLDLPRQEAEKIQQLISRLADSSYGVESLNQPLTAALTAIESQQEILSRFWQQLDSLKVQFQQKQQQVQQQGDLLRSRFQALEETRASLEGAKIQWQVQQNILSNKQERLNKINWDLQTTQALQDTLERLASGAGDVFSESKVDVVALEDMPLGQLETIVNNLQADLDKLVRFVNDQEEELTFQCQTVQELQDKLAQASDFERIDFEPEFAEELERKQFLDETLVGQRRNLKERQEVLLQHLRVLRRRQGVMDFNGGSTTINLEPVFTQLEELANNTEQERQTLETEIEHLQNSVQQIQDMIKQLDTEQAQKTQKLHMEEANWQQAQTQVAQLQTRLSLYEEALQPLQNQLDETRHQLGILEQWLNPS